cggcgtGCCCCTGCCCCCCGAGACCCTCGCCACGTGCCaagcctccgacgccgtcctcctcgccgccatcggcggcTACAAGTGGGATACACTCCCCGCCGACCAGAGGCCCGAGCAGGGTCTCCtcggcctccgcgcgggcctcggcgtctTCGCCAACCTTCGCCCCGCCAACATCCTCCCCCAGCTCATCGACGCATCCTCCCTCAAGCGCGAAGTCGTCGAGGGCACCGACATCATGGTCGTCCGCGAACTCATCGGAGGCATCTACTTCGGCAAGCCCAAGGGATTCGGCACGGACGAGGCCGGCAACCGCACCGGTTTCAACACCATGGTCTACTCCGTCCCCGAGATTGAGCgcatcgctcgcgtcgggtTCGAGACGGCGAAGAAGCGAAGCAACCGACTGTGCTCCGTGGAGAAGTCCAACGTCCTGGAGGTGAGCCAGCTGTGGAAGGAGATCGTCACGAAGGTGCACCAGGAGGAGTACCCGGAAGTGGAGCTCTCGCACATGTACGTGGACAACGCGGCGATGCAGATCATCCGCGCTCCCACCCAATTCGACACCATCGTCACCGGCAACATCTTCGGCGACATCCTCTCCGACGCGGCTTCGATGCTCACCGGTTCCATCGGCATGctcccctccgcggcggtcggcaCCGACGGCCCGGGGCTTTACGAGCCCGTGCACGGCTCCGCGCCCGACATCGCGGGCACGGACAAGGCGAACCCCCTCGCGCAGgtgctctccgcggcgatgatgctGAGGTACCAgttcggcgaggaggaggcggcggcgcagatcGAGAAGGCTGTGaacgacgcgctggacgagggGTACCGCACGGGCGATATCATGTCCAGCGGGTGCACCCAGGTGGGCTGCGTGAAGATGGGTGAGATCCTCATGGAGAAGATCAAGGCCTaaacccgcgacgtcgagactTAGCCCAACCTTTTTATTACCAGTACAGAACCGCTTTTCCGAGGAATTTCAAAATTATAACGCACGACCCCGTCGCAGCACGTATCCGTCGTCGACCACCATGTATGGAGGCTTTACGTTTGGTCATGTCTATGGCTTCAACAAgccgaagaaggcgaagaaggccgCAAAGCCCCCAAAGGATAACTGGTTCGAGCGCCTCTCcaacgacgagctcaagtCTTTGTGCAGATCCGCAAAGCTGCCGGTGAGCGGCACCAAAGCCGAGCTCGTGGCCCGCCTTCTGGAGGACCAGAGCACGGCTCGCTTCGGCGTCGAGTCCAAAGCGAGTGTattccgccgcgacggcgagtaTATTCCCGGGACCGATGGCGAGACTCTGGAGAGCCTCAAGGACCAGTGCAAGAACGCCGGCCTCAGCTCCACGGGCTCCAAATTCAAACTCGTGGAGCGTCTCGTGCAGCACGCGCACGGGACCGGCGCACCCAAGCGAGCCGCGAACGTGATGCTCAACCCCGATGGATCCACGGCGTACGATGAGAACGGCAAGGCGGTGGTGAAGAAGCGCAAGGTGGGCAAGCCAACCAAGCCCAACTTGGACAAGATCAAAGAACGCATGCGCGCTCAGATCTTCGTCGACAAACGCAAATGGAGCGACGCCAAGTACAAGGCGCACGCCTCGGTCGTGTGCGAGACGGGGGACAAGATCAtcaccgccgaggttgaAAAGAAAATCTCGTTCTTAAATGAACGCGACCCGATCGCGTACAAAGTCTGCGTCGAGGTCATTCGCGCCATCGATCAATCCTGGGACGGGTACGAACTGACCGGCCAAGGTCGGTGCTCGTGGGAGCTCCGATCGCTCCTCGAGTCGGTCGAGTTCTTCATCGGAGAGGGCAAGCCCGCGGCAGGTATGACCGAGGAGGAAATCAAGCGCGACGAGTTCCAGATCGAACGAGTCGCAGCGCAGAGATGGTGCACGTCCCTCAGGGCGAAGTACAGAGAgtacgtcggcgaggatcttGAGAAGTCATTTTACTTGTAATCGAAAGCGAACAGACTGGGCGGGACAGCCGTTCGCCGACATCTCGTATATAATCACGTCACGTCAGGTTCTCCGATTCCATCATGACCTGCTCCTGAGAGGGCAGAGgcacgccggggacgggacAGCAGTTCACCCCGATGTGCCCTCGGGTGATCTTCTCAacctgcgcctgcgccagcTCGGGATTGTTGACCCACGTGTCGTAGAACGTGAACGGGCACTTGGCCACGCccttgtcgccgtcgcccgaggcGTACACGCCCGTGTACCCGCGGTGCAGCAGCTTGAACAGATGGTTCTGGCTCTGGTCgttctcgcgcgcgtcgcggatggcGGAGATGGAGAGCTGCGCGTACTGCACGCCATCCGTCTCGGTTGAGCACTCGCCCAGCGTCCTCCCGTCGTTGCCCACGATGGCGCTGTGCCCAAAGTAGGAGTACACCCCGTCGTTGCCCGAtgcgttggcgacggcgacgtacACGTTGTTCATCCACGCCATGCACTTGGCGACCATGATCTGCTGCTCCTTCGCGGGGTACATGTAGCCCTGGCATCGAACGATGAGCTCGGCGCCTTTCATGGCGCAGTCGCGCCAAATCTCCGGATAGTTGCCGTCGTCGCAGATGATGAGAGACATCTTGATGCCCTTGGGGCCGGTGGTGACGTACGTGCAGTCCCCGGGGTACCAACCCTCGATGGGGCACCAGGGTAAGATTTTGCGGTACTTCTGGACAATCTCGCCTTCGTCGTTGATGAGCACTAAGGTGTTGTAAGGCTGTTTCTTGGGGTCCTCGTTTCGTTCGCCAGTGAGGGAAAACACGCCCCAAACCTTGGACTTCTTGCACGCGGCGCTGAACATGTCCGTCTCGGGGCCGGGGATAGtgaccgcggtggcgaacaTCTCGTCGCGATCGTACATGATTCCCTGCGTGCTGTATTCAGGGAACACGATGAGGTCCATGCCGGGAAGGCCCGCTTTCATGCCCTCGATCTTGCTGCAAATCTCCTTCACATTTGCGTGCACGTCCTCCACCGTGTGCAGACGCGGCATCTTGTACTGATACACGCACACGCCGACCGTGTCCGGGGAGCTGGAAATGTCACCGTGACGAGACATGACGCTATCGAGGATTTGCGAGTGTGGAAATTTTGCGCGGAGGAGAGTGTCGGTCCGAGCAATCGCGGTCGGTAATTTGCTCGCGCGAAAGGACCACCGCGTGATCTACGTGACCACGAAAAGTCGCACAAAAGTCGCGGGAAAACTATGACGTCAGCAGAATCAGAgctggacgcgccgccgccaaggctgtcgTCGAGGTAAACGGCGAGACACCGCGGGATTCACGAACGAAGAAAATATAGTCAACACACGGTGCGAGCGAACGATATTGGTCCTATGGTACACGGTTCGCggtttcgtcgtcgccatcctccaaGGGCTCATCGTCctacctcctcggcgagcccaTCGAGTTGAGGACGCTCGTTcgctcacccgcgcgctcgatcctCTCCTCGAGCGCAAACTTCTTCCGAAGGACCGGTCGCACGtcctgcgcctgcgcgagcctcgcgagcagCGGCATCAGCTTCAGCAGCTGCCTGTCGCTCTGGTCGTCGAACCAGCTCTCGATGGGCACCCCGTTGTCAACCTGAAAGCCAAACGCCTGCGGCGAGTTATCCACGATGATCGTCTTCGCCAGGTCCCGCCCGAGCACGCTCAGGTCCTTCATGTAGTTACCCTCCACCAGCACGCAGCTCTCGCGGTACAGGCGGTGCTTGATGAGCACCTGGTTTGGGTCAATCTTGTTCAGCAATCGCTCGGCGTACACCCTCtgcgacgcggtgaagaCGACAACCTCGAAATGCCGCGCGGCAAATTCCATAAACTCGGTGAGGTACGGCCTTCGCCTCACGTTGACGATGTGCTGCTGGCCGTTGAACGTCACGGGAAACGAGAAATCAGCCTCCTCGATGGTCTGCTCCAGGTTGGAGTGCACCAAGGTCTCGTCCAGGTCCAGCACCAACGTGTTCTTGTTCTTGTGCACCGGGGACTTGCGGGGCAAGATGGCTGGTCGGTTCGCTCGAACGCACGACGACAGCGGGGGCAAGCCGTGGATAAACACCCACGGGTCGAACTCCTCGTCgtactcctcgtcgtcgagctcgtcctcgtacgtgtactcgtcgtccacgaacgATTCGGTCCACTTCCCGAACCCGTCCTGGAGGGTTCCCTTCCCGGTGCCCGATCCGCCGggcacgtccccgcggctcgaagccgcgaggacggcgccgtcgctctccgtctcctcagcctcgtcgctctccaggctcctcgcgtcctccccgttcgcgtccccgtccgagATCCGCacgggctcggcgtcggagatgtcctccgagtccgagtcctTGGACAGACGGACGGGCGGCTCGGGGGGTAacgctccgcctcctcctccgacggcgaTCGGTTTGGGCGCCGGCCTCGTCCTGACGGAtttggacgacggcgccggcgctcccGTCGTGGCCGccctcgtggacgcgcgtACGCTCCttccgctcgcgccgccgcggttggaCGCGTCCtgcgccttcgccgtcttcgcagccttggcggatTTGGACgtcgagaagaaggagaaaaACGGCGAGAAGATTGAACCCGTGCCGGTGCGCTTGGTCTTCTCCTTGACCGCACCCTTCTTCACCTTGCCCTTGCGGctgccgccctcgacgtcgtcgccatcgaaCGCCAGATTACGcgccacctcgtcgccggtggacgccggcgccttGGAACCtcctgcggcggcggggtgctCGACGGTCAACTTTTTGGATTTGAGAAtgcgctcctcgcgacgccgcgggcgtccaAGGCGGTCGCAATGCGCTTCGCGGAACGGTCGTATCGGGACGATGAGGTGGATGACTCACCTTTACTTTTCCTCACGCTGCTCGTTATGAACGCCGAGCCCGGTCCTTGGGCGTagcccgtcgccccgcgggTTCTCTTGCTGgcgctgtcgtcgtcctcctccagaTCCTCGTCGGCATTCGCGTCCCTCTtgcgcttcgacgcgctctTCCCGAGGCTCTTCAGCAGCGAGAATCCCGCGTTGAATATGGAGAAAGAGGAGAGCCTGCGATCCTTCTTGGCTTCGCTGCGGTCGGGTGGGGCGATGCGGGCGACATCGAGGTCAGCGGGGTGTCGGGGTGTCGGGCGCGGATACGGAGATCGCGGAACAATAATGGGTGCCGCGGGGGGTATAAAGATGCGGGAATGTTCAACCGGGCTTCCCCTGCGGGAGCGGCGATGGAAAGCGACTCGACGGCGTACGCACCCGTCGGGACTCTCGTATATAGTCGGCGGCATCTCACCCCTGCGCGGTGAGGGCATTCGGCCCCGCGCTGTGGGGGTATGGCCGCCACCGACCCCGAAGCCGTCCTCGGCACCACCGCGGTTGAGAACTTCCGTGACTCGAAACGAGCGAGACGAAAGATTCCCCGCTGAaacgcgctgcgcgccgcaCGAAGCCACGCAACTCCAAACATTGTTCCAAACAATCCAAGCAGTCACTCAGAGCGAGCACCAAGTCGCGGACCGCGGGCCGGCCGCACCGAGTGACCGCTCACTCGCTCGCTCGTTCGCACATCGACGGGACGCGTCAgttccgcgcgtcgcgactcgTGACAAGCATCGCCGACAGTCGCGAAAGGCGGCTCGCTCGGGGCGGTGACCCAGAAATAAATTTCGCACAAACGCGGCTCCGTCGCACACGTCGACcgatcggcgacgatggtggACGAGGGATGGACCACGGTGGAGAAGAAGGCCCCGACGGGGGCCGGCAGGGCGTCGGGCGGTGGCAGAACCGACCagggcgcgcgctcgagcgcgagcaggatGAACGGTGGGTcccggacgcgtccaccgccgggcGACTTTTTTGTCCGCCGCCCCTTTTTTTCCCGGGTCGCAAACCCTCCCCGCCGAGCGACGATTGATTtggtggcggaggcgcgcgtcgtccccgccccgcgtcgcgcgaagacgcgatcgcgtccgcgcatAACCCCCGCCTCGTCTATCGCTCCTTTCCCGCGAGAACCCTCGACCGACTCGTTCGCTGATTCGTCGATCCCCCCCCACCCCCGCACCGCAGGCGACGGTCGTAAGGATGGACCAaacacgggcgcggggcccggcggcgggtcggggccGAACTCCCGCGGAGGCTCCGGGCGGGGGGGCGTCGGCacgccccgcggcgtcggcgcggagggcggcggcgtcggcgatgcgttcgcgccgcgctcccgccgcgtcaGCGACccgggtcgcggcgacggcgacgacggcgacgtcaacggcggcggcggcgacgcgcgcgcccggcgctcccccgcgacgcgcaagAACGAGAGCCAACATCATCACAATCATCAGTCGGCCGACGCGAACCGATCCCATGGAAACaacgccgcagccgcctcGAGGGACAGGCGCAAGTCCGGGGAACAACTCCATTCGAGCAACGGCACCAACCGACGCACGAACAAGTCCGAGTAcaagcccggcgacgccatcgcggacatcgacaccctcgcgcgggcCATCGGTTTATGCGAACCAGGCGACGTGGCGCGGGTGCTGGCCAATTCGCAGTTTCGACCCGGAGCGCCCGCGTTTACGACGCTCATCAAGACGTGCGGCCGGAGCGGCGGCTGGgacaaggcgctcgagctgtACCAGGCGATGAAGAGCAGGGGCGTGGCGGCGAACACCATCACGTGCTCAGCGCTCATCAACGCTTGCGGCAAGAGCAAGCAATGGGAGAAGGCGCTGGACGTCTTCCGGGAGATGAaagcggacggcgtcgaggcgaacATCTTCACCTACTCGGCGCTCATATCCGCCTGCGCCAAGGGCAGACAGCTGGACAAGGCCCTCGAGGTGTTTCGCGAGTGCCAGGTATCGGGGGTTGAACCCGACGCCATCACGTACGGgacggtcatcgccgcgtgcgaaAAGGGCAAGCGGTGCGACGAGGCGCTTGACATTTTCCGACAGATGCGTGCCAaaaacgtcgacgcgaacgtcatCACGTACAACTCCGTGCTCAGCGCGTGCGACAgggcgggacgcgccgacgacgccctcgacaTCTTCGCTCAAATGCGCAAAGAGGGGGTCAAACCGGATAAGCACTCGTACGCGGCGGTcatcggcgcgtgcgcgacgggcggcaaACTCGACGAAGCGATGGCGACGTACAGAGCGGGTTCACGAGCCGTGGACCCGGACCCCGCGctgtacgccgcggcgatgcaggcgtgcgcggcgcccggtagcgcgcacgcgggggacgccgcggggataTGGCGTGAGATGCGGGAGAAACTGCCGGACCAAACCCcgggcgcgtccaccgcggcttcGTGCGTCTCCGCGTGCGAAGCCGCGGGTAACTTTCGACAGATGCTCGACGTCATAGGCGTTACAGCGGGCGTTACGGACTCCTCGCGGCGTGAtgaggaggccgaggcggccgccaacgccgtcgtgaaggaggcggaggcgaagctggcgcaggcgaaggatgcgccgccgcccgtgctcaccgccgcggcgatcctcTCGGGAAAAaccgcggcgttggacgccaagctcgccgccgaagccgcgctTTCCGCCGCCAAACTCGCCCAAAAGACGGCGTCGCTCCAAACTCGCGCCAGGGGGGTGCGAACGGACCTCCCGCAGGCGTCGTACGCGTCCTTAATGACGGCgtgcgaacgcggcgggctgagcgcgcgagccgtcgacgtcttcgccgccgctcgagccgctTCGTTCATCCGACCGGTCAGTTCCAACCCAGCCGCTGCAAACTCGGAATCGCCGCCCGTGACCGCCAACTCGGACCCGGCGtggcacgagcgcgcgcttcgagccgcccacgcgggcggcctcggcgccgacgcggtggagattTTGTCGTCGATGGCGGACAACTGCGTCGGGGGCGCCACAGCCGTCGCGAGAGCGTCGGctctcggcgcgtgcgtAGCGTCCCCCCCCGGGTCTCTCAAAGGGTTCGACCCGAACCCGACCAGAACGGTGTGGGCGTTGATCAAATCCGCGGTGCGTGCGCACGCGATGGCCGAGGGCAAGTCggggagctccgcgaggcccgcgacgcaggcgtgccgcgcggcgggcgcgtgcgccgccaaggagggcgacgtcgagctcgccgcggatgtcctcgccgtcgtgaCCTCCGCCGGTCCGGATGACGAGATAACAAACGACGCGTCCGTtgtcgcgtcgtgcgccgccgcctttgccgtcgccggagacgtcgcAAAAGCCGCGGAGACGCTGCGGAGgaacgccgacggcgacggcctcgcgtcggcgctcgccgccatttgcgccgcgggcgccggagCGTCGGTTCTCGCGACGCTCTCCAACGACGCGTGCCTCGGCGCTTGCGGGGGCGTCACCGAGggcacgtgcgcggcgatcgtagcgtgcgtcggcgagggacggggcggggaggcgaggaacgccgcgcgcgcggtcgagctTCTCGGCGCGTGGGGCGAGACGcacgcgtgcgccgtcgccgcggcgaagaggctggaggagggggcgcgcgcgagcaagGAGAGCAAggcggcttcctcgtcgccggccacGCCCGGGAGCCCGGGAGCGAAGGGGGGACCCGGGGGCGAGGGAACCGCGCAACCCGCGAGGGGTTCGCCGGTGGTAAAGGAGGGAacgtcgttcgcgttcgccgccggggcgaggtcgaagccgccggcggcggcgggtggtgccgagaacggcggcggggaggacgcggggacgcgaaAGGGAGGACGGGGATCGTCGCACGCGGAGAAGCGATCGGGTTCGCAGGGTAAAAAacgggtcgacggcgagggaaaGAAGGGGAACAAGCGCGGGcaggcggggggcggggggaacaagggcggcggcggcggcggcgctggacggggttggggcgcggcgtcgtccaagccgctcatcgcgtcgtccgcgagcttcgttcccgcgtcggcggtcaaggcggcgcCCTTTGTTCCTCTGAGCAAAATGCAAATCTCGAGCGGCGCTTCggaactcgcggcggcggcggccaagctGAGCGTCAAGGCTCCCGCGTTcacgcctcgcgccgcggctccggaGTTTGTGCCAAAGTCAAAGGACTGACGAGAACGCCTGCGCGTCTTCGTGTGCGTATTCGGAGGCGACGAATGCTGTTAACCTTTAGAAGCTCGTCGGAAGCTGTCGTTTTGTCATTGAATCGTATTCATCGATGGGTCCCTCTCTCaagttgtcgtcgtcgtcgtttctCAGATGTCGATGAGGTTACCGGTCGCGGGCTGAGGCGCCTGCTGCTGCGTGGTGGGAGGTGGCTTctgttcgtcgccgccctcggcgagcgacgccgcgatggccgcggcgatcatcgcctcctcctccgcggcggtggcgggccggccgtcctcgccggggcgcgccgccggggacggagCCTCGGATGCGTTGACGTCGagtccgccgaggaggtccaCGACCGCCGTTTCGTCCccccccggcgcgtcccccgcgcccgatccCGGGGGTGAGTACCCCCCCACCCCCCCTCCCCCCGACGCATCAACCCCGggcttctcgccgtcgccgatggcCGACACGAGCGACTCCGCCACCTCGATGCACTTCATCAGCAGCGATTCGCTGATGAGGCCCGCACCCCTCTCCACcgaccgcgcgaggacgttgAGGTGCTGCTCGCAGACCGCCCTCAGCTCCGAGAgcatctccgcctcctccggcgtcgggttaccgtcgttcgcggcgcgcatctCGAAGAGcatctccgccgcagcctccgctcCTTGAAGCCGCTCCGCAATCGCCACGTCGTTGTCGAGAGCGCCGTTGACTGTCGAGTCCCCGTTGAATCCCGGCGGGTTCACCCCGACCGCCGTCCTCTGTCCCTGTGTGCCGGGTCGAGAGgacgcggctgccgcggaccacgcgggcggcgcgttaATGGAGCGCTCGATGCTAGCCATCCCCTGCTTGGCGGTTTTCGCGGCTTTGGCCATCCCGTCCTTGGCCATGTCCCGCATCTTGAGCATCGTCTCCTGCGCCCTGGCGTACATCGAGTTCGTGGGATACGTGCTGCTCTTGGCGCGCTGGGACGGGcctcggggcgcggggacgttCTGGTAGTGAAGCGCGCCCTCCATATCGTCCACAGCCTCGGCCTGTGCGTACATCGGGGACGGGTCTTGTCAGCATCTGAGGGGACGCGAGCCAAATTTGACGGCAAGATCTGGTgtgtcgcgcgcggctcggttTCGAAAGTCTCGGTTCGTGATGGATACTCGcctgctcctcgcgcgtcagcaTGGCCTCGCTGCCATCGTTAAGGGGTGCGTAGCTCATGTCCGATACgtgcgcacgcgcgcgtccagaGTCTGGGGTAGGTCCGGACAGGCTGGCAGGATATTCTCAACCGTGACGGAAAATCGAATCGATGCGAAGGAGACTGCGGAGCGCCCGTGAAAAAAGCCACGACTGAGGGCACCCCCCTTCACTTCCTCTCCGCGCCAGCGCTTGACTCACGTCGCCATGGAAACGAGAAGCAAGAAGATCAAACGAGCCGACTTCTGCGTGCTCGATACGCTGATGCGGGACCTTCCGGAGGTGTTCGAGTCCCAGGTCCTGTCGAAGCTCGACGTCAAAGACCACGTCAACCTCGCGCTGGTGAACAAAGAGTGCAGGGACACGATATACAACCTCGAGCCCCTCCTGTTCTTGAGACTCTTACGTTATGCGCCAGAGCCAATGTACATTTTCGATTCAATATCCACCAGAAGGAAGAAAGATTTCTTGGAAAGACAGTATTATGCAGGTAAAGCGGGCCGCGTGGACGTGTTGAAGTGGCTTTGGAAGCACGGGTACCAGTATGTTTCCCCAGACACCGTTGCGGCAGCTGCAATATATGGTCACAAGCACGTGTTTGACTGGCTGTGTGAGCTCCCACATGACGTTAGAGAGTTTGATCTACCTCGGCCGTCTTATGAAGATACTTTACAAACTGCTCGCGTGGTTGATATCACTGGTGCCTGCAGCGGCGCTGCGGTAGGTGGTCACCTCGAACTTCTGAAATTTCTCGTGGAGCAAGGTTTCCCGGCAGTTCGTCCAACCTCTGACGACTACGACTATGGCGTAAGCAGAGCTGCTGCAGAATATGGACACATAAATATACTGCAATGGGTGCTAGACAATCATATCGAAGACTGGGATGAACAGGTGTGTCGACACGCCGCCGGAGGGGGCAAACTCGATACTCTTAAATGGCTGCGTGCGAACGGATGCCCATGGGGTGCGAGCACGTGTAAGGATGCTGTTGAGGGCAATCATCTGCAAGTTCTGCAGTGGGCCCACGAGAACGGGTGCCCGTGGAATGAGAGCGCTTTCATCGCGGTGCACACTGCGATTGGTCCGGATCGGAGTCCCCTTCCACAGTTATGCGTGCAGTATCTGATTCAGAAACGGTGCCCGGGCTGGGAGAAATACACTCGTGGGGGGCGCTACTACTCCATATACTCCATGAGCATCAGTGGGACATGGGACATGGAGCGGTACTACTGAAATAAGTTCGCACTGAAATAACAAGTCTACACAACACTCAACGCCTCACACCGACAACTCATTTGTCGAGCACGCTCATGGCCTTCGCGATGATCCCCACGGCtgcgtccacctcctcctcggtggcgacgagcggcggcagcaGACGGATCacgtcacccgcgcccgctgTGAGGATCAGCAGCCCGTTCTTCCTGCACTCGCCCACCATGGGACCCGCCGGGCAGTCCAGCTGCACGCCCACGAGAAGACCCGACCCGCGCACCTCCTTCACGTGCCCGTTATCCTTCAGAGCCTCGCGCAGTCCGCTCCTGagctgctcgccgcgagccgtCACGTTTGCCAGAAAGTCTTCGTCCGAGACCTTGTCGAAAACGGCGTTTGCCGCGTTGCACACCAGCGGTCCGCCCGCGAACGTGGAGCCGTGGTCGCCGGGCGCCATGGCGTTCGCCACCTCCTGGGTGCAGAGGATGGCGCCGATGGGAaggccgcccgcgaggggtTTCGCGACTGTCATGATATCCGGCGTGACGTCAACCGACTGGTGGCCCCAGAGGTAGCCGGTGCGACCGAGGCCGCACTGGACCTCGTCGAAGATCAGCACCGCGCCGGCCTCCTCGCAGATATCCTTGAGCCCCTGGAGGAACGCCTTGTCCGCCGGGAAGATCCCCCCCTCGCCCTGCACGGGCTCGACGaacacggcggcggttttACCCTTGACGATTGCCTTTTTGGCGCTCTCCAGGTCTCCGTACGTCGCGAACGAGTGACCCGGGGAGAGGGGCTCGAACGGCGTCCGGTACTGCTTCTTCCAGGTCAGGttgagggcgccgagggtgcgGCCGTGGAAGCAGTTGGAGAAGGAGACCGTCTCCGTGGCCCACTGCGTGGCGTCCGGATCGGCGGCTTTCGCTCGCTGCATCTGCACCTTCCTGGCGAACTTGATGGCACCCTCGTTCGCTTCGGTGCCGCTGTTGCAGTAGAAGACGCGGTCGGCGAAGCAAGTGTCGACGAGCttgcgcgcgagggtggcgccgGGTTCGGTGTGGTACAGGTTGCTGACGTGGCAGAGCTTGTTGGCCTGctcggtcaccgccgcgacccagTCCGGGTCGCAGTGCCCGAGGCAGTTCaccgcgatgcccgcgcaGAAGTCGAGGTACTCTTTGCCCTCGGTGTCCCACATCTTGCACCCGAGGCCGTGCGTGaacaccggcgcgtcgagaGTGCGGCCGTAGGTGTTGACCACACACTCGTTCTCGTCCTTGCGCACTCGGTCCGCGTCCAcagacgcgggcgagggcgcgatggcggaccTGACCTGGAGGGGGCGGCGCTTACCCGCGAtcggggggcgggcgcggccgaGCGCCGGTACCGGCGCGCGaagggagacggcggcggcggcggcggcgtgcatcATCGTCGATACGCGGTGGGTGCGATGCGCGAGTGAAGGGCCTGAACGCGTCGCGTGCTCGGGCTCAGCCGACAGTGACGACGTCACGCGGAATCCGGCACCGCCAAAAAAACCCGCAGCGAGCTTCACGCGTTTTTCCAAGGTGATGAAAAAATTGACGGCGGGGCGCTACTCCCCCTTGTGATAGCGCTACTCCCCCCgcttcgccttcttcgcgaaGAGCTTACCTATGGCGCTCTCCCTCGGAGCCTTCTTCGCCTGTTCCCTCTTCGTCAGCAGCTCGTATATCTTGCGCACCCCCGAGCTCAGACCGAGCGTTTGCAGCTCCGTGGCGGTGACCCATCGCCACTCGCGGCCGCCAGCCGTGTCTCCGCGAGTTGGCGGTGcttcatcgccgtcgtcgtccgccgacgTTTCCCAAACCTCGTGCTGCGCCACGTACGTGTGCCGAACGTGCGAGAACGTGTGCGTCACCTCCCCTAAACCCACCCTCGATTTGGAGAACTTCCCGCTCGACCCACAGCTGTGCACGACGTCCGCACAGCTGGCGTAAAAATCCGGGTCGCCGGGCTCCAGGTTATCCGGCACATTCGCCGACGGAAACTCCCAGAGCCCGCCCAGCAGCCCGCCCTCGGGGCGACGCACGAGCAGGAACGACGAATCGGCCGGGCCGGGCACGCCGTCTCTCCTCCCTCCTTTACGCTCGACGACTctcaccgcgacgcg
This genomic interval from Micromonas commoda chromosome 13, complete sequence contains the following:
- a CDS encoding predicted protein; this encodes MEGALHYQNVPAPRGPSQRAKSSTYPTNSMYARAQETMLKMRDMAKDGMAKAAKTAKQGMASIERSINAPPAWSAAAASSRPGTQGQRTAVGVNPPGFNGDSTVNGALDNDVAIAERLQGAEAAAEMLFEMRAANDGNPTPEEAEMLSELRAVCEQHLNVLARSVERGAGLISESLLMKCIEVAESLVSAIGDGEKPGVDASGGGGVGGYSPPGSGAGDAPGGDETAVVDLLGGLDVNASEAPSPAARPGEDGRPATAAEEEAMIAAAIAASLAEGGDEQKPPPTTQQQAPQPATGNLIDI
- a CDS encoding predicted protein yields the protein MMHAAAAAAVSLRAPVPALGRARPPIAGKRRPLQVRSAIAPSPASVDADRVRKDENECVVNTYGRTLDAPVFTHGLGCKMWDTEGKEYLDFCAGIAVNCLGHCDPDWVAAVTEQANKLCHVSNLYHTEPGATLARKLVDTCFADRVFYCNSGTEANEGAIKFARKVQMQRAKAADPDATQWATETVSFSNCFHGRTLGALNLTWKKQYRTPFEPLSPGHSFATYGDLESAKKAIVKGKTAAVFVEPVQGEGGIFPADKAFLQGLKDICEEAGAVLIFDEVQCGLGRTGYLWGHQSVDVTPDIMTVAKPLAGGLPIGAILCTQEVANAMAPGDHGSTFAGGPLVCNAANAVFDKVSDEDFLANVTARGEQLRSGLREALKDNGHVKEVRGSGLLVGVQLDCPAGPMVGECRKNGLLILTAGAGDVIRLLPPLVATEEEVDAAVGIIAKAMSVLDK